AGCACAGACGGAGGCTGAGCTCAGCGTCTGCTCTCTGTGGAAATGGCCGAGCCTGGGTCTCAGGGCCACACTGCCGgacccttgctgctgctgctgctgctgctgctcccaccCCAGGCCCTGCTAGAGGGGCCCCTGCTATTTGTGGCTCTGGTGCgcagcctcccaccccacctgACCCACTCTCTACCTCCTAGACCAGCCCTGACCTGGTTCTCCGACATCCCCAGGTGTTCCGCCATGGCGACCGGGCCCCACTGGCCTCCTACCCCACAGATCCACACAAGGAAGCTGCCTCCACCTTGTGGCCCCGAGGCCTGGGCCAGCTGACCAaggtgaggagggagagggggtgaggaagagggctgggggaCAGGTGATGAGGGTCTGCTGAGGCTGCCTCTGTCCCCAGGAGGGGATCCGCCAGCAGCTGGAGCTGGGCCGATTTCTGAGGAGGCGTTATAAGGCCTTCCTGAGCCCGGAGTACAGGCGTGAAGAGGTACTTTGCTGCTGACCTTTAACCCCAGTGTCCCCTTTGGCCGTCACCTCTTGTCTTTGGTCTCTATCAGCTTGATCTGCATTCCCATGGGCTTTTGAGTTAGTAAGGAATCCACACTGACCTCTGAAACTATGGCAGTCTGACCACTGACTGGACCTCAACCTTTGTCTTGATTCCCAACTACTCCATGCTGACCTTCCGACCTTTGAACTTGATTTGGTCTTTGGTCCCTGCTTTGCCTTCCTGTGTTTCCTGGGGTGGGGTTTCTTGGGAGGGTTCTGGACCtccacatgctgggcaagccctCATCAGTGACAGCACCCCCAGAAGCTTCAACTTCCAACCCGGGACCTCTGCTTTCATCATGGCTGGCCTCCCTTTTCTGTCTGCTGGCATCCTTAGGCTGAGTCCTCCTGGCCCCGATCCTGATTCCTCTGAGAATTGCGTACTGAACTTGAGCTCCATGTTTTCAGTTCCCACCTTCTACATCTTGACCTCTTACCTCCAACCTCCTTGGTCTGACCTTCCTTTAACTCTCAACACCCCAGTAGacccctctgacctctgacccccatcCCTACATCCAAAGTTGGAAGGCCAGACACTTGAACTCACCTTGAGTTTTAACCCTCAATGCCTGACCTTTAACCTAACCTACCCCAAACTGAATCTGCagcttttgatttgggacactgCCGAGCGTTGGCCCGCCCACCCCTctgctgtccccccccccccaggtgtaCATCCGCAGCACAGACTTTGACCGGACACTGGAGAGTGCACAGGCCAACCTGGCTGGGCTGTTCCCCGAAGCTGCCCCGGGGAGTCCTGAGGCCGACTGGAAGCCCATCCCAGTGCACACAGTGCCTGTGTCGGAGGACAAGGTCAGGGGCTGGATCTGATGGGAGAAACAAAGGATCtcgagttcaaagtcatcctgggaACCTAGAGAgactttttcaaaatgaaaagttaacAAGACGACTTGGGATGTAGGCCAGtggtaacccccccccccccacacacacaccttagaatcccccagggagggactgggagtgtggctcagtggtgaagcattagagtcccccagtgaggagctggagcTGTGGTTTAGAGGTAGAGGAACTGTCTAGCTTgtccaaggtcctgggttccataaccagcaccacacatacacaaaaagggATGGAAGCAAAGCATCCCACTGAGCtggagaggggcagaggcagccCCCAGCCAGGTGGACACACTGCTGGGCTTCCAAGCCCAGAACAGCTGAGATCAGCAAGACTGTCCCTGGTGGAACTGTCCAGAGGGGTAAGCTGTCACCCCCGCCCAGCTTAGCTGGGTACAGGGGACAGTGGGAGAGGGACAAGGCCAGGGACCCTGGCCCCATGGCCAATCGTGAGCCCCCAGACTTGCCACTgtcttccctgagcctcagtctcTCTCAGTTGCTGAGGTTCCCCATGCGCAGCTGCCCCCGATACCATGAGCTGCTGCGGGAGTCCACAGAGGCCGCGGACTACCAGGAGGCCCTGAAGGGCTGGACGGtgagtgctggggggggggggggctgggtgcCATGCAAGGACTGGTCAGGGCTCAGCCAGCCCTGCATCTCCACCCAGGACTTCCTGACCCGCCTGGGCAACTTCACCGGGCTGTCGCTGGTTGGAGAGCCACTCCGCAGAGCGTGGAAAGTTCTGGACACACTAATCTGTCAGGTGAGTCTTCTCCTCACCTTTCCCAGCCGGGCATTTCAAACCAGCACTTGGCCTAGCTGTTTATTAGGGCAAGTGATTTAGCCTGTGTACCCTGGTCTCCCCATCTGCACGGTGGGGCTGGTGACAGGCTGGTGGACAGTGACACCCCCTTTCCTGGTACCATTTCATTGGATCTTTCTAGAATCCCAAATGTCAGATTCCAAGGCATCTCTGGTCCCCAAGGGCTTGGTAAGGATTCTGGTCTGGTATTGCTCTGGCCCACACTGTGGTGAGCTGATCTGAGGGTTTGAATGAGGGTCAGGGTCTGGAGGGCTGGctgtcagcaaagtgcttgccgtACAAGCCCGAGGAGTCTGGACTGCCAACACTTGCATGAAAAAGCTGGATGCAGCAGCTCACTCCTGGTGCTGAGGAGACCTTGACGGGAGGAACCCTGGGGCTCAGTGCTAGCCAGTttggcctacttggtgagttccaggccagtgagactcTCAAACTAGGTGGTGGGCCAGGCCTGAGGAACACCTGCAGGTAACCTCTAAcctatacatgcacatgcatgcgtgcacaggcacacactgtacacatgcacacatgaagcAAATGGGGGGTGACTGAGGACTCCCTCTCGAggtcctcttcttctctccccagcGTGCCCATGGTCTCACCCTTCCATCCTGGGCCTCCCCAGACGTCCTGAGGACTCTGTCACAGATTTCAGCTCTGGATATCAGGGCACATGTGGGCCCACCCCGGGCAGCAGAAAAGGCCCAGCTGACAGGGGGTGAGGTGTAAGGcctatgggggtgggggagctgttCTTCAGGTGGGGAGGGGGTATATAAGCTCTCTGTTCCTGTCCCTCAGGGATTCTGCTGGATGCCATCCTCAGCAATTTCTCCCGGGCCCAGAGCCTGGGGCTGCCCCTCAAGATGGTCATGTACTCAGCTGTGAGTCCTTGGGAAGGACAGGGATTGGCTGCTAcgtgggtggcagtggtggttaAGACCATGTCATCTAAGCCCACAGCCTGGGGTCACCCCTATCTCCTACAGTACCTATGGGAGACAGTAATGAAGGGGGATGTCATCTAAGCCCACAGCCTGGGGTCACCCCTATCTCCTACAGTACCTATGGGAGACAGTAATGAAGGGGGAGGGGCCTGAGGAGCTCTAGTCCCCCTTCAAGGACTGTTAAACAGAACTGCCAGGAACAACTAACATGTCTGGACAATCACAGAATGTCCATGGTGTGCGTGGGAGTGGCCCGGAGTTATTTCTAAGGGTGCTAGAAGCATTCTGGGTCCTAATTCACCTCCCCCAATGGATTCTCTGTAGCATGACAGCACCCTGCTGGCCCTCCAGGGGGCCCTGGGCCTCTACGACGGGAACACCCCACCTTACGCTGCCTGCATGGCCTTTGAGTTCCGGGGGAGCTCCAGGGAACCcgaggaagaagatggagagtgAGGATGGGTGATGGCTTGGCACTGGGTGGGATGAGCTCTTAGGAGGGAATAGGCCGTACCACTGTCCTCTCCACCACCAGGAATGTCACCGTCTCTCTCATCTACCGGAATGACACCTCCAGCCCACCCCTGCCACTGAAGGTTCCCGGGTGCCCAGCCCCCTGTCCGCTTGGGCGCTTCCAGCAGCTGACTGCTCCAGCCAGGCCTCCAGCTCGTGGGGCCCCCTGCCATGGTTCCTATGAGTCCACCAGCCCCCCAGGTGACAGCCCTCTGCGCAGGGGTGGGAGCGGGGTGTTCCCAAGGCCTGGGATTCACAACCCCCATGTTCTTCCTGCAGCCACGGTGCCCCTTCTGGCCGGAGCTGTGGCAGTGCTGGCTGTGCTGAGCCTGGGGCTTGGCCTACTGGCCTGGAGGCCCAGCTGCCTGAGGGCCCTGGGAGGGGCTGTATGAGGGGGAACGCATAAACACAAAAGCACCCCCTCAGCTGACACTGGATCCCAACACGTGTGCTCACCTGCTGCTCTGACTTGTCACTTACTGTGCTCGCGCGCG
The nucleotide sequence above comes from Peromyscus maniculatus bairdii isolate BWxNUB_F1_BW_parent chromosome 1, HU_Pman_BW_mat_3.1, whole genome shotgun sequence. Encoded proteins:
- the Acp4 gene encoding testicular acid phosphatase isoform X1, producing MAEPGSQGHTAGPLLLLLLLLLPPQALLEGPLLFVALVFRHGDRAPLASYPTDPHKEAASTLWPRGLGQLTKEGIRQQLELGRFLRRRYKAFLSPEYRREEVYIRSTDFDRTLESAQANLAGLFPEAAPGSPEADWKPIPVHTVPVSEDKLLRFPMRSCPRYHELLRESTEAADYQEALKGWTDFLTRLGNFTGLSLVGEPLRRAWKVLDTLICQRAHGLTLPSWASPDVLRTLSQISALDIRAHVGPPRAAEKAQLTGGILLDAILSNFSRAQSLGLPLKMVMYSAHDSTLLALQGALGLYDGNTPPYAACMAFEFRGSSREPEEEDGENVTVSLIYRNDTSSPPLPLKVPGCPAPCPLGRFQQLTAPARPPARGAPCHGSYESTSPPDRWSILWKQARGGQVHLCLTCPGPSSSSRIYPRRDQVKQHTQRRAMKQPFNRNSRRQKLQGCPPRPSTRSRSTLARGHVCSQGHQTQLEGASKGKGMAKRKQGQGPQSKVLTKGGSPPPKTKVSHKLKIKYKVKMLH
- the Acp4 gene encoding testicular acid phosphatase isoform X2, with amino-acid sequence MAEPGSQGHTAGPLLLLLLLLLPPQALLEGPLLFVALVFRHGDRAPLASYPTDPHKEAASTLWPRGLGQLTKEGIRQQLELGRFLRRRYKAFLSPEYRREEVYIRSTDFDRTLESAQANLAGLFPEAAPGSPEADWKPIPVHTVPVSEDKLLRFPMRSCPRYHELLRESTEAADYQEALKGWTDFLTRLGNFTGLSLVGEPLRRAWKVLDTLICQRAHGLTLPSWASPDVLRTLSQISALDIRAHVGPPRAAEKAQLTGGILLDAILSNFSRAQSLGLPLKMVMYSAHDSTLLALQGALGLYDGNTPPYAACMAFEFRGSSREPEEEDGENVTVSLIYRNDTSSPPLPLKVPGCPAPCPLGRFQQLTAPARPPARGAPCHGSYESTSPPATVPLLAGAVAVLAVLSLGLGLLAWRPSCLRALGGAV